From a single Hippopotamus amphibius kiboko isolate mHipAmp2 chromosome X, mHipAmp2.hap2, whole genome shotgun sequence genomic region:
- the LOC130841421 gene encoding late histone H2B.L4-like: protein MAEPSSELSEENLGTEEPPKPKNTKLKNLKPQRRRRCRRRRRRRCSRRVGFESFATYFPRVLKQAHEGLSLSKGAVDVLDSFVEDIFERIASEAGHLARSTKRSTITYREIQTSVRLLLPGHLGKHAVSEGTKAVITYTLHKMSCLRTT, encoded by the exons ATGGCTGAGCCTTCGTCTGAGCTGTCTGAGGAAAACCTGGGCACCGAGGAA CCCCCGAAGCCGAAGAACACGAAGCTGAAGAACCTGAAGCCGcagcgccgccgccgctgccgccgccgccgccgccgccgctgcagcCGCCGGGTTGGCTTTGAAAGCTTCGCCACCTATTTCCCCAGGGTCCTGAAGCAGGCCCACGAGGGCCTGAGCCTCTCGAAGGGGGCGGTGGACGTCCTGGATTCGTTCGTTGAGGACATCTTCGAGCGCATCGCCAGCGAGGCCGGGCACCTGGCCCGCTCCACCAAGCGCTCCACCATCACCTACAGAGAGATCCAGACCTCCGTGCGCCTGCTGCTGCCCGGGCACTTGGGCAAGCACGCCGTGTCCGAGGGCACCAAGGCCGTCATCACATACACCCTCCACAAAATGAGCTGCCTCCGGACCACCTGA